From Cecembia calidifontis, one genomic window encodes:
- a CDS encoding IS4 family transposase yields MGKNTHFFGQPIFSQVLSFVDKTVLSQVRSKHQSDRYYKKFDTWQHLVTMLFCSLSGATSLRELSTGLLAWQNKLVHIGIKTSPKRSTISDGNSKRPSAVFRDIYMGLFEKHRHILPDSRLKMEVIKKLFIVDSTVISLFKDILKVAGRPRKDGKSKGGIKAHVMIHAAELMPCLIRFTEGVRHDHTFLKHLNVPEGSYIVMDKGYTDYLQYAQWSDRGIYFITRMKDNAVYESIDDIDLPDDKDQEIIKDETITLEYTANGNKETLKLRRVVLWDDTKSKVMVFLTNSFDQEAATIAGIYKYRWQIELLFKKLKQNFPLKYFLGDNQNAIEIQIWCSLISLLLMEVVRKNIKRKWAFSNMVALVRFHMVSYVHLINFLNDPEKELKESIKNQGQTSLFPT; encoded by the coding sequence ATGGGTAAAAATACACATTTCTTCGGACAGCCGATTTTTTCACAGGTACTTTCTTTTGTTGACAAAACTGTTTTGTCTCAAGTCAGATCCAAACATCAATCAGACAGATACTACAAGAAGTTCGACACCTGGCAGCATTTGGTGACAATGCTTTTCTGTTCTTTGAGTGGTGCAACATCGTTGAGGGAGCTCTCTACGGGGCTTTTAGCCTGGCAAAATAAGCTGGTCCATATTGGAATTAAGACTTCTCCAAAACGATCTACCATATCTGACGGGAACAGTAAAAGACCTAGTGCAGTGTTCAGAGACATCTACATGGGGCTTTTTGAAAAACACCGTCATATTTTACCGGACAGCCGACTTAAAATGGAGGTGATCAAAAAGCTATTTATTGTTGATTCCACTGTCATAAGCCTTTTTAAAGATATTCTCAAAGTTGCAGGGAGGCCTAGAAAAGACGGGAAGAGTAAAGGTGGCATTAAAGCCCATGTGATGATACATGCCGCAGAACTTATGCCTTGTCTGATAAGGTTTACAGAGGGAGTCAGGCACGATCATACTTTCCTCAAACATCTCAATGTGCCCGAGGGCTCTTATATTGTCATGGACAAGGGATATACAGACTATCTGCAGTATGCACAATGGAGTGACAGAGGTATCTATTTTATTACAAGAATGAAAGACAATGCTGTTTATGAAAGTATAGATGACATTGATCTGCCAGATGATAAGGACCAGGAAATTATTAAAGATGAAACAATAACGCTGGAATATACCGCAAACGGAAATAAAGAGACTTTGAAACTTCGTAGAGTGGTACTTTGGGATGATACTAAATCCAAGGTCATGGTGTTTTTGACTAACAGTTTCGACCAAGAAGCCGCTACAATAGCAGGGATCTATAAGTACAGATGGCAAATTGAACTTCTGTTTAAAAAACTGAAGCAAAACTTCCCTCTCAAATATTTTCTAGGGGACAACCAGAATGCGATTGAAATACAAATTTGGTGTTCGCTTATCTCTCTTCTCCTGATGGAGGTTGTCCGAAAGAACATTAAAAGAAAGTGGGCATTCTCAAATATGGTAGCTTTAGTCAGGTTTCATATGGTAAGCTATGTCCATCTAATCAACTTCCTCAACGATCCCGAAAAAGAATTAAAAGAAAGCATCAAAAATCAAGGTCAAACCTCATTATTCCCAACGTAG
- the rlmN gene encoding 23S rRNA (adenine(2503)-C(2))-methyltransferase RlmN: MENTAKKDIRKFTLTQLEEFFVAQGDKKFRAKQVYDWLWNKSLKNFDDMTNISKETREMLKANFSINHIHVDLMQHSTDGTIKNAVKLFDNKIVESVLIPTTKRITACVSSQVGCSLDCNFCATARLKRMRNLNPDEIYDQVVAIKEEAETYFNRPLTNIVFMGMGEPLLNYNNVIEAIDKITSPEGLGMAPRRITLSTVGIPKMIRKMADDGVKFNLAISLHSAVNETRSRLMPINEVNPLEDLAESLKYWYQKTKRKVTYEYVIWDGVNDDERHAKALAKFCKIIPSKVNIIQYNPIDEGEFRQASQEAVDMYVRILEENGIVAKVRKSRGQDIDAACGQLANKNEVAQLQ, encoded by the coding sequence ATGGAAAACACCGCTAAAAAAGACATCAGAAAATTCACACTGACCCAATTGGAGGAGTTTTTTGTTGCCCAAGGAGACAAAAAATTCCGAGCCAAGCAGGTTTATGACTGGCTTTGGAACAAGTCACTTAAGAATTTTGATGACATGACCAACATTTCCAAGGAGACCAGGGAGATGTTGAAAGCGAATTTCTCCATTAACCACATCCATGTGGACCTGATGCAGCATTCTACCGACGGTACCATTAAAAATGCCGTCAAACTTTTTGACAACAAGATTGTAGAGTCCGTTCTGATCCCAACCACCAAAAGAATTACTGCCTGTGTTTCTTCTCAGGTTGGCTGTAGCTTGGACTGTAACTTCTGTGCGACGGCAAGGTTGAAAAGAATGCGCAACCTAAACCCTGATGAAATTTATGATCAGGTAGTGGCCATCAAGGAGGAAGCAGAAACCTATTTCAACCGTCCCTTGACCAATATCGTTTTTATGGGCATGGGCGAACCCCTGCTCAATTACAACAATGTCATCGAGGCCATTGACAAAATTACCTCTCCCGAAGGATTGGGAATGGCGCCAAGAAGGATCACGCTTTCCACGGTAGGTATTCCCAAAATGATCCGAAAGATGGCAGATGATGGAGTAAAGTTCAACTTGGCCATTTCCCTGCATTCTGCGGTCAACGAAACCAGGAGCAGATTGATGCCCATTAATGAGGTCAATCCATTGGAAGATCTGGCTGAGTCTTTAAAATATTGGTACCAAAAGACCAAAAGAAAAGTCACCTATGAATATGTGATCTGGGACGGGGTAAATGATGATGAGCGCCACGCGAAAGCTTTGGCAAAATTCTGTAAAATCATTCCTTCAAAAGTGAATATTATACAATATAATCCTATCGATGAGGGAGAATTCCGGCAGGCTTCCCAAGAGGCAGTGGATATGTATGTCAGGATTTTGGAGGAAAATGGCATAGTAGCCAAGGTCAGGAAATCCCGGGGACAGGACATAGATGCAGCCTGTGGTCAGCTTGCCAACAAGAACGAGGTAGCTCAGCTTCAATAG